From Roseovarius nanhaiticus, one genomic window encodes:
- a CDS encoding protein NnrT gives MRILGAFIAIALATSASAEGFDRPIPQAQSATAEFWYAVACVGLIAAMVLVQRLVARR, from the coding sequence ATGCGTATTCTAGGCGCTTTCATTGCCATCGCCCTCGCCACATCCGCCTCTGCGGAAGGTTTCGATCGCCCCATCCCGCAGGCCCAATCGGCAACGGCCGAGTTTTGGTATGCGGTGGCGTGTGTGGGCCTGATTGCCGCGATGGTTCTGGTACAACGGCTGGTGGCGCGGCGATGA
- a CDS encoding DUF6522 family protein, giving the protein MKVEMKDGQPVIDAADLAGLLGLSPEDVRAKMRSGDITSRFETGVDEDAGRIRLTFYHENKKVRLTCSEDGTVLKTARTEIGGR; this is encoded by the coding sequence ATGAAGGTCGAGATGAAAGATGGCCAGCCGGTGATCGACGCCGCTGATCTGGCCGGCCTTCTGGGCCTAAGCCCCGAGGACGTTCGGGCCAAGATGCGCAGCGGCGACATCACCAGCAGGTTCGAGACCGGCGTGGACGAGGATGCAGGCCGCATTCGGCTGACATTCTATCACGAAAACAAGAAAGTGCGCCTGACTTGCTCTGAGGATGGAACAGTCCTCAAGACTGCGCGCACGGAGATCGGAGGCCGCTAG
- a CDS encoding NnrS family protein, with product MAKTSAEQMRAWKGPALFSFGFRPFFLFGAVWALLAMVLWLATLAGMVDLPSRFDPVSWHAHEFLFGYLGAVLAGFLLTAVPNWTGRLPMVGWRLAALFCLWLAGRAVVLVSAALPPAVAPAVDLAFPLVLGALILREIVAGKNWRNLMVLGLLAVFTVANGLFHIEALSGDYAAQGTGLRLGLATGIMMIAVIGGRIIPSFTRNWLARTESLARPAPPMQRFDKAVLLFSIAVLALWVAQPFAQLTAVALIIMGVLHLARQLRWQGHRTLAEPLVWVLHAAYAFIPLGAIALGLDQIMGGSGAAGAQHLWMAGAIGSMTLAVMTRATLGHTGRALTANAATVAIYLCVFGSVVARLITSVWPEMSYVAGILWLAAFLGFALAYGPALLRPKPPVQP from the coding sequence GTGGCAAAGACATCGGCAGAGCAGATGCGCGCATGGAAGGGGCCCGCGCTCTTCAGTTTCGGCTTTCGCCCCTTCTTTCTCTTTGGCGCCGTCTGGGCGCTGCTTGCCATGGTCCTTTGGCTGGCCACGCTGGCAGGTATGGTCGATCTGCCCTCACGCTTCGATCCGGTATCATGGCACGCGCACGAGTTTCTGTTCGGATATCTGGGCGCCGTTCTCGCAGGCTTTCTCTTGACTGCGGTTCCGAATTGGACCGGGCGCCTGCCTATGGTCGGCTGGCGGCTGGCTGCGCTCTTTTGCTTGTGGCTGGCGGGCCGGGCCGTCGTGCTAGTCTCGGCGGCTTTGCCTCCGGCCGTGGCGCCAGCGGTCGATCTGGCCTTCCCGCTTGTTCTGGGCGCGTTGATCCTGCGCGAGATCGTCGCGGGCAAGAATTGGCGCAACCTCATGGTGCTCGGGCTGCTGGCCGTGTTCACGGTGGCGAACGGGCTGTTTCACATTGAGGCCCTCAGTGGCGATTACGCGGCGCAAGGCACCGGGTTGCGCTTGGGCCTGGCGACCGGGATCATGATGATCGCCGTGATCGGCGGGCGCATCATTCCGTCCTTCACCCGCAACTGGCTGGCGCGGACCGAAAGCCTGGCGCGCCCTGCGCCGCCGATGCAGCGTTTCGACAAGGCCGTGCTTCTTTTCAGCATCGCGGTCCTGGCGCTTTGGGTCGCGCAGCCATTCGCGCAGCTGACAGCGGTGGCTTTGATCATCATGGGGGTCTTGCACCTGGCGCGGCAATTGCGCTGGCAGGGCCACAGAACCCTGGCCGAGCCGCTGGTCTGGGTGTTGCATGCTGCCTATGCGTTTATTCCCCTCGGGGCTATCGCGCTGGGACTTGATCAGATCATGGGCGGCTCCGGCGCGGCCGGTGCGCAACATTTGTGGATGGCAGGCGCGATCGGGTCCATGACCCTTGCGGTCATGACACGGGCCACGCTGGGCCATACCGGGCGCGCATTGACGGCAAACGCAGCGACGGTTGCGATTTACCTTTGTGTTTTCGGGTCGGTTGTTGCGCGGCTCATCACATCGGTCTGGCCCGAGATGAGCTATGTCGCGGGCATCCTGTGGCTGGCGGCATTCCTCGGCTTTGCCTTGGCCTACGGGCCTGCCTTGCTGCGGCCCAAGCCGCCGGTGCAACCATGA
- a CDS encoding NnrT protein, which produces MTEGAAQREGWSTRKLALVLYPFAAGAAAVNVFFASLIFSWIGGPIASTAWSLALGGVIGVPAAWYFARHIRRLMDKADGTAAEESRAS; this is translated from the coding sequence ATGACCGAAGGCGCGGCGCAGCGGGAGGGATGGTCCACGCGCAAGCTTGCGTTGGTTCTTTATCCGTTCGCGGCGGGCGCCGCGGCGGTCAACGTCTTTTTCGCCTCGCTGATCTTTAGCTGGATTGGCGGGCCCATCGCATCGACGGCGTGGTCCCTTGCGCTGGGCGGCGTGATCGGCGTGCCTGCGGCGTGGTATTTTGCCCGGCATATCCGGCGCCTGATGGACAAGGCCGACGGAACAGCCGCAGAAGAGAGCCGGGCGTCATGA